A genomic stretch from Chitinophaga agri includes:
- a CDS encoding OmpH family outer membrane protein translates to MRTTKQFVKSGLLAVLTAGTFMACQQSNKQANSGEAAAAKDGGAVSNSSFIIAYVDIDTVEAHYDYFKEKKAELEKKQQAIDNELNANVRALQNEAADFQRRAQSSSMTQAEGEATQRALYNKQQQLEGKAQNMRSQYAEQENKFNEELQKRLNDFLEKFNADKRYAFILSYRTGASNVLYKDPKYDITNEVIKGLNEANKTATEKK, encoded by the coding sequence ATGCGTACTACAAAACAATTTGTGAAAAGCGGACTATTAGCGGTATTAACAGCCGGAACATTTATGGCTTGCCAGCAGAGTAACAAACAAGCTAACAGTGGTGAGGCAGCTGCCGCAAAAGATGGCGGTGCTGTGTCTAATAGCAGCTTTATCATTGCTTATGTGGATATCGACACCGTTGAAGCTCACTACGACTATTTTAAAGAGAAGAAAGCCGAACTGGAAAAGAAACAACAGGCGATTGACAACGAACTGAATGCTAACGTACGTGCATTACAGAATGAGGCCGCTGATTTCCAGCGTCGTGCACAATCAAGCTCAATGACGCAGGCAGAAGGAGAAGCTACGCAGCGTGCCCTTTATAATAAACAGCAGCAGCTGGAAGGAAAAGCACAGAATATGCGTTCTCAATATGCTGAGCAGGAAAACAAATTCAATGAAGAGCTGCAGAAAAGGCTGAACGATTTCCTGGAGAAATTCAATGCTGATAAACGTTATGCCTTCATCCTGTCTTATCGTACCGGTGCAAGTAACGTACTGTACAAAGACCCTAAGTATGATATTACTAATGAGGTGATTAAAGGTTTAAATGAAGCTAACAAAACAGCAACTGAGAAAAAATAA
- a CDS encoding DUF4397 domain-containing protein yields the protein MKHWRYFILILITAGIFACNKDSDDSIPVTTSNINIFQAVPGTEFNVFIDTTTLTTGLAYAQSSGYHAYEAKRYTLLVSPVGYPDSVFAGGQISLRNGFYYTLFLSLTNAGAPQVLLTEDNLRSTRSGYGRMRYINLSDTYLNRTTRLTVDVNVHTTSTDAGTDTVRYFRRLSYLAATDFGDVQVGPHSLFVTYPDSTLAFNGTTGMSFEVQDQRQYTFIGYGNALKPDSFKIATFVQ from the coding sequence ATGAAGCATTGGCGTTATTTTATATTAATTCTCATTACTGCAGGGATTTTTGCATGTAATAAAGACAGTGATGACTCTATACCGGTTACCACTTCTAATATTAATATTTTCCAGGCAGTGCCGGGCACCGAGTTTAACGTGTTCATAGATACTACCACGTTGACAACAGGGCTGGCTTACGCGCAAAGTTCAGGTTATCACGCTTATGAGGCGAAGCGTTATACGCTTTTGGTAAGCCCCGTTGGCTACCCGGACTCCGTTTTCGCCGGAGGACAGATCAGTCTGCGGAACGGCTTTTATTATACCCTCTTTTTATCATTGACCAATGCAGGAGCACCCCAGGTATTGCTGACTGAGGATAATCTCCGTAGTACCAGGTCCGGATATGGGAGAATGCGTTATATCAATCTGAGTGATACTTATTTAAATCGTACTACCAGATTAACAGTAGATGTAAATGTGCATACAACATCAACAGATGCAGGAACAGACACCGTGCGATACTTCCGTCGTCTGAGCTACCTGGCGGCCACCGATTTCGGAGATGTACAGGTAGGACCACATTCGTTATTCGTGACTTATCCTGATTCTACACTGGCCTTCAATGGTACCACCGGTATGTCCTTTGAAGTGCAGGACCAGAGACAATATACCTTTATCGGCTATGGGAATGCCTTGAAACCGGACTCTTTTAAGATCGCTACTTTTGTCCAGTAA